The Breoghania sp. genome has a segment encoding these proteins:
- a CDS encoding F0F1 ATP synthase subunit A has translation MESPLVLEPLFHVGPVPITAPVVVTWFLMLGLALACRLATRRLSLLPGKVQTVLELFVTTIDGQIRETMQRAPGPYRTLIGSIFLYVLLANWSSLIPGIEPPTAHLETDAALALIVFAATIWFGISTRGLKGYLSTFAEPSWVMIPLNLVEQITRTFSLIVRLFGNVMSGVFVIGIILSLAGLLVPIPLMALDLLTGAVQAYIFAVLATVFIGAAAGEAPDQSSHKESPSP, from the coding sequence ATGGAAAGCCCGCTTGTCCTTGAACCGCTCTTCCATGTGGGGCCGGTGCCGATCACTGCGCCGGTGGTGGTCACGTGGTTCCTGATGCTGGGGCTGGCTTTAGCCTGCAGGCTCGCCACGCGGCGGCTCAGCCTCCTGCCCGGCAAGGTGCAGACCGTGCTGGAGCTTTTCGTCACCACCATCGACGGCCAGATCCGCGAGACGATGCAGCGCGCGCCCGGCCCCTATCGCACATTGATCGGCTCGATCTTTCTCTATGTGCTGCTGGCGAACTGGTCCTCGCTCATTCCCGGCATAGAGCCGCCGACCGCGCATCTGGAAACAGACGCTGCCCTCGCCCTCATCGTTTTCGCCGCAACCATCTGGTTCGGCATCTCCACCCGCGGGCTGAAGGGCTATCTCTCCACCTTTGCCGAGCCTTCATGGGTGATGATCCCGCTCAACCTGGTGGAACAGATCACCCGCACCTTCTCGCTGATCGTGCGCCTTTTCGGCAACGTGATGAGCGGCGTCTTCGTGATCGGCATCATCCTCTCCCTTGCGGGCCTTCTCGTCCCCATCCCGCTGATGGCTCTCGATCTGCTGACCGGCGCGGTACAGGCCTACATCTTCGCGGTGCTCGCCACCGTCTTCATTGGAGCCGCGGCCGGGGAGGCTCCCGATCAATCCTCTCACAAGGAAAGCCCAAGCCCATGA
- a CDS encoding ATP synthase subunit I: protein MMPFLTSLQTLPPLAGGFFGLLMGLAAGVLHFASLKRVAELYTGGGPIGRTLALHIARFALIVAVLVLLALIGALPLLSGALGILIARALVLRFTKEPA, encoded by the coding sequence ATGATGCCTTTTCTCACCTCTCTCCAGACCCTTCCTCCCCTTGCAGGCGGTTTTTTCGGCCTGCTGATGGGCCTTGCGGCGGGGGTACTCCACTTCGCCAGCCTGAAGCGGGTGGCCGAACTTTATACCGGTGGCGGGCCGATCGGGCGCACGCTCGCCCTGCATATCGCCCGCTTCGCGCTGATCGTCGCGGTTCTGGTCCTGCTGGCGCTCATCGGTGCGCTGCCGCTTCTGTCAGGCGCGCTGGGCATCCTCATTGCGCGCGCGCTCGTCCTGCGTTTCACGAAAGAGCCCGCCTGA
- a CDS encoding AtpZ/AtpI family protein, with translation MILKDRDHMAEAARRTATREEMSRRAPEPSLGNRLGQIGILGWAIVMPMLIGIFLGRMADRGFSTGIFFTAPAILIGAAIGFYSAWKWMHRQ, from the coding sequence ATGATCCTGAAAGATCGCGACCACATGGCCGAGGCCGCACGGCGCACGGCGACACGCGAGGAGATGAGCCGAAGGGCGCCCGAACCCTCGCTTGGCAACCGGCTCGGTCAGATCGGCATTCTCGGCTGGGCCATCGTCATGCCGATGCTCATCGGCATTTTCCTGGGGCGCATGGCCGATCGCGGCTTTTCGACCGGCATCTTCTTCACCGCGCCTGCAATCCTGATCGGGGCGGCCATCGGCTTCTACTCGGCCTGGAAATGGATGCACCGCCAATGA
- a CDS encoding F0F1 ATP synthase subunit epsilon, translating into MSEGLHLTITTAMEVLVDATGVASVRAEDESGGFGILPGHTEFLTVLPASVMRWRDERGALHFCALRGGMLTVRGGYDVSVACRQGLLGDDLHELEAEVEKLRAEEKDAARNARAADMRLHAQAVRQLMRYLRPGDTGSFDHPPSIVADARQDGGEP; encoded by the coding sequence ATGAGCGAAGGCCTTCACCTCACCATCACCACCGCGATGGAGGTGCTCGTCGACGCAACGGGCGTCGCCTCCGTGCGGGCGGAAGATGAAAGCGGCGGGTTCGGGATCCTGCCGGGCCACACCGAGTTTCTGACCGTGCTCCCCGCGTCCGTGATGCGATGGCGGGACGAACGTGGCGCGCTCCACTTCTGCGCCTTGCGTGGCGGGATGCTGACGGTGCGCGGCGGATACGATGTCTCGGTTGCCTGTCGTCAGGGGCTTCTGGGAGACGACCTTCACGAGCTGGAAGCGGAAGTGGAGAAACTGCGCGCCGAAGAGAAGGATGCAGCGCGCAATGCGCGGGCCGCCGACATGCGGCTTCACGCCCAGGCTGTGCGTCAGCTCATGCGCTACCTGCGGCCCGGCGATACGGGAAGCTTCGATCACCCGCCCTCCATCGTTGCCGACGCCAGGCAGGACGGGGGCGAGCCATGA
- the atpD gene encoding F0F1 ATP synthase subunit beta: MPTLALSGLALSGKVVAIRGAVVDIAFAGGGLPAINDALIIENPDRGAVLVEVQAHLDGQTVRSIALQATAGLRRGDDVTRCGHPLEVPVGTAVLGRLLNVAGEVGDALEPLAEKTPKLPIHRSPPDFSAEDGRTDLFRTGIKIIDLLTPLARGGKAAMFGGAGVGKTVLVMELIHAMVAGYEGISVFAGVGERSREGHEMLSDMRESAVLERTVLVYGQMNEPPGARWRVPMTALTIAESFRDDEHRDVLLLMDNVFRFVQAGSEVSGLLGRMPSRVGYQPTLASEVAALQERIASANGHSITAIEAVYVPADDFTDPAVTTIAGHVDSMVVLSRAMAADGMYPAIDPIASSSILLDPLVVGEEHERVANEVRRTIEHYRELQDVISLLGMEELGQEDRLLVERARRLQRFLTQPFTVTEAFTGISGCSVPLEDTLEGCRAILSGETDDWDESSLYMIGTLEEARAKEEAARKKGAAE, from the coding sequence ATGCCCACATTGGCTTTGAGTGGATTGGCTTTAAGTGGAAAGGTCGTGGCGATCCGCGGCGCGGTGGTGGACATCGCCTTTGCCGGAGGTGGTCTGCCGGCCATCAATGACGCGCTGATCATCGAGAACCCGGATCGCGGAGCCGTGCTCGTCGAGGTTCAGGCCCACCTCGATGGTCAAACGGTGCGCAGCATTGCCTTGCAGGCGACGGCGGGGCTCAGGCGGGGCGATGATGTAACCCGCTGTGGCCACCCGCTTGAGGTTCCCGTCGGCACCGCGGTTCTCGGGCGGCTTCTCAACGTGGCGGGCGAAGTCGGCGACGCGCTTGAGCCGCTGGCGGAGAAGACGCCGAAACTTCCGATCCATCGTTCTCCACCGGACTTCAGCGCCGAGGATGGACGAACGGATCTCTTTCGCACGGGCATCAAGATCATCGATCTGCTGACCCCTCTGGCGCGCGGCGGCAAGGCCGCGATGTTCGGCGGCGCAGGCGTGGGCAAGACCGTTCTGGTGATGGAACTGATCCACGCAATGGTCGCGGGTTACGAGGGCATTTCGGTTTTCGCGGGCGTTGGCGAACGCTCGCGCGAGGGCCACGAGATGCTGAGCGACATGCGCGAAAGCGCGGTGCTGGAGCGCACCGTGCTCGTCTACGGGCAGATGAACGAGCCGCCCGGCGCGCGCTGGCGGGTGCCGATGACGGCGCTGACGATTGCGGAGTCCTTTCGAGATGACGAGCATCGCGACGTGCTCCTTCTCATGGACAACGTCTTTCGCTTCGTTCAGGCGGGTTCGGAGGTGTCCGGGCTTTTGGGCCGGATGCCGAGCCGGGTGGGCTACCAGCCGACGCTGGCGAGCGAGGTCGCGGCCCTTCAGGAGCGTATCGCCTCCGCCAACGGCCATTCGATCACCGCCATCGAGGCAGTCTATGTGCCCGCCGACGATTTCACCGATCCGGCGGTAACCACCATCGCCGGCCACGTGGATTCCATGGTCGTGCTGTCACGCGCCATGGCCGCAGATGGCATGTATCCCGCCATTGATCCGATCGCGTCGTCCTCCATCCTGCTCGATCCGCTGGTCGTGGGCGAGGAACATGAGCGCGTGGCCAACGAAGTCCGCCGCACCATCGAGCACTACCGCGAATTGCAGGACGTAATCTCGCTTCTCGGCATGGAGGAGCTGGGACAGGAGGACCGGCTTCTGGTGGAGCGCGCCCGTCGGCTGCAACGGTTCCTGACCCAGCCTTTCACGGTGACGGAGGCCTTCACGGGGATTTCCGGTTGCTCGGTGCCGCTTGAAGACACGCTGGAAGGCTGCAGGGCGATCCTTTCCGGCGAGACCGACGACTGGGACGAAAGCTCGCTCTACATGATCGGCACTCTGGAGGAGGCCCGCGCGAAGGAAGAGGCCGCGCGCAAGAAGGGGGCGGCCGAATGA
- a CDS encoding autotransporter domain-containing protein yields MRGIWHLGEGETGAAGGGSRAPGSSHGRRRAQLLLTTALVVTLAAGGAAYAAGGNGGQGGVGYGSAGGVGGTGGEVGNAGGGGSAAPGSFLNDGAGGGGGGGAGGLAGGAGGPHTDGNGGAGGAGGTGGTHGQSVGSATSISSDVSGGDGGDGENGGSVSDAGGGGGGGGGEGGYGVVVDSAATITNSATITGGTGGQGGSGASPGGAAGGGGDGGVGLYTTASGVTVVNEAGAIIVGGVGGSGGAFGAGGSGIKGSDLTVTNSGKIFGGLSGDGSTRGYALEFTGGNNTLTLQSGGTLVGGIDISGALSLETDADFTLDNTISGSGDLEIAGDHVVVLSGTNTYSGTTTVRGGTLVIESDSNLGAGALRLDDATLYLDASEAVLVDNNIVLVDGGSGTINVDGTWLKADGDIGGMGNLIKRGGGQLILSGTNTYSGTTTISAGSLSIASRDNLGSGDLAFGGTGTLGVTGSTTLTNAIDVASGARSSLAITDGKTLTLSGDLSGSGELYQFGGTLLVNGDGSGFTGSLEIVNGTLGGSGTIGGDVQLSSGTTLSAGNSPGTLTINGNLTLDSGSTSTFELGQAGVVGGASNDLVKVGGDLKLGGTLNATAGSAGYYQLYQYGGTLSGAYGAVNVTGVSGAIGTLQTGINGQVNMVVLADGQMLQFWDGADATGNGTVDGGSGTWSRAGTNWTGKPGEAEINGSYVGSVAVFSGTAGTVTVDGTQAFDTLQFKTDGYELTGGTLEIAPHAGSTGYINVDSGATVTIGSVLSVSSGGIALVPSARSVPTLEKVGDGFLVLTGDNSGFGGDVRVSRGGLYVMGSLGSADTSFQVSASDGVAGLTGSGTVIGNVTVGSRGLVAGAGLRNSLGTLTIDGDLVIASDGSLATGVDFDKDVASQVHVTGTANLSGTVKIVATGTAPNSSTYTILTADGGRTGKFDTIDEDYAYLDAALSYTDKTVGVTLTRNDVALSGVAVTPNQRSVSRSLEGAPSSNPLVHEITGMSEGQARNAYNQLSGEQTASMQGTMTQNANVAGATVVNRINQAFDAGGAPAPGIAVATHGDAAGLGGEAYSVWMRAYGSIGSIDATANTASVDRSTVGAMFGADTQVGMARVGAYLGYQSSNYDVDALGSSSDANSYQVGIYAGTQLGGFRLSGGAGYIWHDIDTTRNVVVGAVSEHIEGSTNAGTAQVFGEIGYVFDLFDPSTLGQNRWLQLEPFAGLNYVSTDTDGYTEAGGASALTIDGSTNDVTFTTLGLRAVTGFTYGDGRSARITTMAGWRHAFGDTTPTSTNRLAGGSTFTVEGAPIAEDVAVVGAGLAVDVSDNATLGLDYTGQFGEDATENSGSARLIFKF; encoded by the coding sequence ATGCGCGGAATTTGGCATTTGGGCGAGGGTGAAACTGGGGCGGCGGGCGGTGGAAGCCGGGCGCCGGGATCATCGCACGGACGCCGGCGCGCGCAGCTTCTGCTCACCACCGCGCTCGTCGTCACGCTCGCGGCCGGCGGCGCGGCCTATGCCGCGGGCGGTAATGGCGGACAAGGCGGGGTGGGCTATGGTTCGGCCGGTGGCGTTGGCGGGACCGGCGGCGAAGTCGGCAATGCTGGCGGCGGCGGCAGCGCGGCTCCCGGAAGCTTTTTGAACGACGGCGCCGGCGGTGGAGGTGGTGGCGGGGCCGGAGGTCTGGCTGGCGGAGCCGGCGGTCCCCATACAGATGGAAATGGAGGCGCAGGTGGGGCTGGCGGAACCGGCGGGACGCACGGTCAGTCGGTTGGATCCGCGACAAGCATTTCGAGCGATGTGTCGGGCGGTGACGGCGGCGATGGCGAAAACGGCGGCTCAGTTTCCGACGCGGGCGGCGGCGGGGGCGGCGGCGGCGGCGAGGGCGGTTACGGCGTTGTTGTGGATAGCGCTGCAACGATCACCAACAGCGCGACGATAACGGGCGGCACGGGCGGTCAAGGCGGTTCCGGCGCCTCCCCAGGCGGTGCTGCGGGCGGTGGCGGCGACGGCGGCGTCGGCCTGTACACCACGGCCTCCGGTGTGACTGTGGTCAACGAGGCTGGCGCAATTATTGTTGGCGGTGTGGGCGGTTCCGGTGGGGCGTTTGGTGCGGGCGGCAGCGGCATCAAGGGCTCCGACCTGACGGTCACCAATTCCGGCAAGATTTTCGGCGGCCTGTCGGGCGATGGCTCGACGCGTGGCTACGCGCTCGAATTCACCGGGGGCAACAACACGCTGACACTTCAGTCCGGCGGCACCCTCGTCGGCGGCATCGACATTTCCGGGGCGTTGTCGCTCGAAACGGATGCTGATTTCACGCTCGACAACACGATCTCCGGCAGCGGCGATCTGGAAATTGCCGGCGATCACGTCGTGGTGCTGAGCGGCACCAACACCTATAGCGGCACGACCACTGTCCGCGGCGGCACGTTGGTGATCGAGAGCGATAGCAACCTGGGCGCCGGTGCGTTGAGGTTGGACGACGCTACGCTCTATCTGGACGCAAGCGAGGCCGTCCTTGTCGATAACAACATCGTTCTGGTGGACGGCGGCTCCGGCACGATCAATGTCGACGGCACGTGGCTTAAGGCAGACGGCGACATCGGAGGTATGGGCAATCTGATCAAGCGCGGAGGCGGCCAGCTCATTCTTTCCGGCACCAACACCTACAGCGGCACCACGACGATTTCCGCAGGTTCTCTGTCGATTGCGAGCCGGGACAATCTGGGTAGCGGCGACCTCGCTTTTGGCGGCACCGGCACGCTGGGGGTCACCGGGTCAACGACCCTTACCAACGCCATCGACGTAGCGTCCGGCGCGCGTTCCAGCCTGGCAATTACGGACGGCAAGACCCTTACGCTTTCGGGGGATCTCTCCGGCAGTGGCGAGTTGTATCAGTTCGGCGGCACGCTTCTCGTCAACGGAGACGGCTCCGGCTTCACCGGTTCGCTGGAAATTGTCAATGGCACCCTCGGCGGCTCCGGCACGATCGGCGGGGATGTCCAGCTCTCCTCCGGCACCACCCTGTCGGCGGGCAACAGCCCCGGCACGCTGACGATCAACGGCAATCTCACGCTGGACAGCGGTTCCACGTCCACGTTCGAACTCGGCCAGGCCGGCGTCGTCGGCGGAGCGTCGAACGATCTCGTCAAGGTCGGCGGCGACCTGAAGCTTGGCGGCACGCTCAATGCAACGGCCGGGTCCGCCGGCTATTACCAGCTCTACCAGTATGGTGGCACGCTCTCGGGCGCCTACGGCGCGGTCAATGTCACCGGTGTCAGCGGTGCCATCGGCACCTTGCAAACCGGCATCAATGGCCAGGTCAACATGGTGGTGCTGGCCGACGGCCAGATGCTGCAGTTCTGGGATGGCGCGGATGCGACCGGCAACGGCACGGTCGACGGCGGTTCGGGCACATGGTCGCGTGCCGGCACCAACTGGACAGGCAAGCCCGGCGAGGCGGAGATCAACGGGTCCTATGTCGGCTCCGTCGCGGTTTTCTCCGGCACGGCCGGTACGGTGACCGTGGACGGCACGCAGGCCTTTGATACGCTGCAGTTCAAGACCGACGGTTATGAGTTGACCGGAGGCACGCTGGAAATTGCCCCGCATGCCGGCTCCACCGGCTATATCAACGTCGATAGTGGAGCCACCGTCACGATTGGATCGGTTCTGTCCGTCTCAAGCGGCGGCATTGCTTTGGTCCCGTCGGCCAGGTCGGTGCCGACCCTGGAAAAGGTGGGGGACGGTTTTCTTGTCCTGACCGGCGACAATTCCGGCTTTGGCGGCGATGTGAGGGTTTCTCGTGGTGGCCTCTACGTCATGGGATCGCTCGGCAGCGCCGATACAAGCTTCCAGGTGAGCGCGTCGGATGGCGTGGCCGGCCTCACGGGTTCCGGCACGGTGATCGGCAACGTTACGGTCGGCAGCAGAGGATTGGTCGCTGGCGCGGGGTTGAGAAACAGCCTGGGAACCCTGACGATCGATGGTGACCTTGTAATCGCAAGTGACGGCAGCCTCGCCACTGGGGTCGATTTCGATAAGGATGTCGCCTCCCAGGTTCATGTGACGGGCACGGCCAATCTGTCGGGAACTGTGAAGATTGTCGCGACCGGCACCGCGCCCAACAGCTCCACCTATACGATCCTCACTGCCGATGGCGGGCGGACCGGCAAGTTCGATACGATCGACGAGGATTACGCGTATCTCGACGCGGCGCTGAGCTACACGGACAAGACGGTCGGCGTGACGCTGACGCGTAACGACGTGGCCCTGTCGGGCGTGGCGGTGACGCCGAACCAACGGTCCGTGTCGCGGTCGCTTGAGGGAGCGCCGAGCTCCAATCCGCTGGTTCACGAGATTACGGGGATGTCGGAAGGGCAGGCCCGCAACGCCTACAACCAGCTCTCGGGCGAGCAGACGGCTTCGATGCAGGGGACGATGACGCAAAACGCCAATGTCGCCGGTGCCACCGTCGTCAACCGTATCAACCAGGCCTTCGACGCGGGCGGGGCGCCTGCGCCCGGCATCGCGGTCGCAACCCACGGCGATGCGGCCGGTCTGGGCGGCGAGGCCTATTCGGTGTGGATGCGGGCCTATGGCTCGATCGGGTCCATCGACGCGACCGCGAACACCGCAAGCGTCGACCGCTCGACCGTCGGCGCCATGTTCGGTGCCGATACCCAGGTCGGCATGGCCCGCGTCGGCGCCTATCTCGGCTACCAGTCGTCGAACTACGATGTCGATGCGCTGGGCTCGTCGAGCGATGCCAACAGCTATCAGGTCGGCATCTACGCAGGCACGCAGCTGGGCGGTTTCCGCCTGTCGGGCGGCGCAGGCTACATCTGGCACGACATCGACACGACCCGCAACGTCGTGGTCGGCGCGGTTTCCGAACACATCGAAGGTTCCACCAATGCCGGCACGGCGCAGGTCTTCGGCGAGATCGGCTACGTTTTCGACCTGTTCGACCCGAGCACGCTCGGCCAGAACAGGTGGTTGCAGCTGGAGCCGTTTGCGGGGCTGAACTATGTCTCCACGGACACGGACGGCTACACGGAGGCGGGCGGCGCCTCGGCGCTGACGATCGACGGCTCGACCAACGACGTGACCTTCACGACGCTGGGGCTTCGTGCGGTGACCGGGTTCACATATGGTGACGGGCGTTCCGCGCGGATCACGACGATGGCCGGCTGGCGTCACGCCTTCGGCGACACGACGCCGACCTCGACCAACCGCCTGGCGGGTGGCTCGACCTTCACGGTGGAAGGAGCGCCGATCGCTGAGGATGTCGCCGTTGTGGGCGCGGGGCTCGCGGTGGACGTTTCCGACAACGCCACGCTTGGCCTGGACTACACCGGCCAGTTTGGCGAGGACGCCACCGAAAACTCCGGCTCGGCGCGCCTGATCTTCAAGTTCTGA
- a CDS encoding aldose epimerase family protein has product MDRDIFGVLPDGREVERIRLTAGKLEASVLTWGATVQDLRLAGRPMVIGADHLDAYLGDLLYAGAIVGRFANRIAGARFNLDNTTFHTDPNFRARHTLHGGHGGTGEQLWRLDRATTDQVRLSLCLPDGHMGFPGELTVAATYSVEPPATLRIRIEARTTRATPCSFAHHGYFTLDGSGDIKRHRLTVAADHYLPVDQDLIPTGQIASVEGTAFDFRKPREIGSFGYDHNFCLNDSDGTLRDVALLESPESGISLAVSTTEPGLQIYDGGHLEGARAYAGTPLKACPGLAMETQAWPDSPNQHQFPPCILRPGAVYRTETSYRF; this is encoded by the coding sequence ATGGACCGCGATATCTTCGGTGTCCTTCCCGACGGGCGGGAGGTGGAGCGCATCCGGCTTACAGCCGGAAAGCTTGAAGCGTCGGTTCTGACCTGGGGTGCAACCGTGCAGGATCTGCGCCTGGCCGGACGGCCCATGGTCATCGGCGCAGATCACCTTGATGCCTACCTTGGCGACCTGCTCTATGCAGGCGCAATCGTCGGTCGCTTTGCCAATCGGATCGCGGGGGCGCGGTTCAACCTGGACAACACCACCTTTCACACCGACCCGAACTTCCGAGCGCGCCACACCCTTCACGGCGGACACGGCGGCACAGGCGAGCAGCTGTGGAGACTGGATCGCGCAACGACCGATCAGGTGCGCCTGAGCCTGTGTCTGCCCGATGGGCATATGGGCTTCCCGGGTGAGCTGACCGTCGCCGCCACTTATTCTGTGGAACCGCCAGCAACTCTGCGCATCCGGATCGAAGCGCGCACGACGCGCGCCACGCCATGCAGCTTCGCCCATCACGGCTATTTCACCCTTGATGGGAGCGGCGACATCAAACGTCATCGCCTGACTGTCGCGGCGGACCATTACCTGCCCGTGGACCAGGACCTGATCCCGACGGGGCAGATCGCCAGTGTAGAGGGCACCGCCTTCGACTTTCGCAAGCCGCGCGAGATCGGAAGCTTCGGTTACGACCATAATTTCTGTCTGAACGACAGCGACGGGACATTGCGCGACGTCGCTCTGCTTGAAAGCCCCGAAAGCGGCATCTCGCTTGCCGTATCGACCACGGAGCCCGGACTGCAGATCTATGATGGGGGGCATCTGGAAGGAGCGCGCGCCTACGCAGGAACCCCGCTCAAGGCCTGCCCAGGTCTGGCTATGGAAACCCAGGCTTGGCCCGACAGCCCGAACCAGCACCAGTTTCCGCCCTGCATCCTGCGCCCGGGGGCTGTCTACAGAACCGAGACATCCTACCGGTTTTGA
- a CDS encoding SMP-30/gluconolactonase/LRE family protein, whose amino-acid sequence MTEVFDDRPCELGEGAFWHPERRQFFWFDILGRKLLSRTAEGPVSWDMGEHASAAGWIDRDGLIVASETGLYRFDIPTGERTRLAALEEDRPQNRSNDGRADPMGGFWIGTMAKEAEPEAGAIYRFHGGKIHRLFDGISIPNAICFTPDGRRAYYADTARRKIWTVALDAAGWPSGSPQIFVDLREEGLNPDGAVIDAQGALWNAQWGAGRVARYLPDGRLDRTIDIPARNASCPCFGGTAFNRLHVTSAREGLTDPKPDDGRTFILDPGVKGCAEPRVTL is encoded by the coding sequence ATGACGGAGGTTTTTGACGATCGCCCCTGCGAACTGGGCGAGGGCGCCTTCTGGCACCCGGAGCGGCGGCAGTTCTTCTGGTTCGACATCCTGGGACGCAAGCTGTTATCTCGCACCGCGGAGGGCCCTGTAAGCTGGGATATGGGCGAACACGCCTCCGCAGCCGGGTGGATCGACCGGGATGGTCTCATCGTCGCAAGCGAGACGGGGCTTTATCGGTTCGACATCCCGACCGGCGAGCGCACACGCCTGGCCGCACTGGAAGAAGACCGTCCTCAGAACCGCTCCAATGACGGGCGCGCCGATCCGATGGGAGGCTTCTGGATCGGCACGATGGCGAAAGAGGCCGAGCCGGAAGCCGGCGCGATCTACCGCTTCCATGGCGGCAAGATCCACCGGCTTTTCGACGGGATTTCCATTCCGAACGCGATCTGTTTCACCCCGGACGGACGACGGGCCTACTATGCGGACACGGCGCGCCGCAAAATCTGGACCGTGGCACTCGATGCGGCGGGCTGGCCATCCGGCAGTCCGCAGATTTTCGTCGATCTGCGAGAGGAAGGGCTGAACCCTGACGGTGCCGTGATCGACGCGCAGGGCGCGCTATGGAATGCGCAGTGGGGCGCAGGCCGTGTCGCCCGCTACCTCCCCGATGGTCGGCTCGACCGCACGATTGACATCCCCGCGCGCAACGCCTCCTGCCCCTGCTTCGGCGGCACCGCGTTTAACCGTCTCCATGTCACATCGGCGCGGGAAGGATTGACGGATCCAAAGCCGGACGACGGTCGCACCTTCATCCTTGATCCGGGCGTGAAGGGATGCGCCGAACCGCGCGTGACCCTCTGA
- the yjfF gene encoding galactofuranose ABC transporter, permease protein YjfF, with amino-acid sequence MNPRLYPLIATIAIFLIAWAICVMQFPYMLSTRVIGNLLTDNAYLGIVAVGMTIVILSGGIDLSVGSVIAFSGVFIAVMLRDTSLHPVIVFMLLLAVTTGFGAAMGGLIHALAMPPFIVTLAGMFLLRGLAYILTIDSVPIDHAFYGSLDSAYWLMPGKGRLTLIGAAMLVAVALGMIVAHRTRFGASVLALGGGDATARLMGVRVGRTTVAIYAFSGFMAGLSGIVFSIYTKSGYPLATVGTELTAIAAVVIGGTLLTGGAGFVFGTLIGVLTMGLIQTYIVFDGTLSSWWTKIIIGLLLLAFILLQKSLLRLSTIGGSSVARQ; translated from the coding sequence ATGAACCCGCGCCTCTATCCTCTCATTGCGACGATCGCGATTTTCCTGATCGCATGGGCCATATGCGTGATGCAGTTCCCCTACATGCTCTCCACACGCGTGATCGGCAACCTGCTGACGGACAACGCCTATCTCGGCATCGTCGCAGTCGGCATGACGATCGTGATCCTCTCTGGAGGGATCGACCTTTCCGTCGGCTCCGTCATCGCCTTCTCCGGTGTTTTCATTGCCGTGATGCTGCGCGACACGAGCCTTCATCCCGTGATCGTCTTCATGTTGCTGCTCGCTGTCACAACCGGTTTCGGCGCGGCCATGGGCGGTCTTATCCACGCGCTCGCCATGCCGCCTTTCATCGTGACACTGGCCGGAATGTTCCTCCTCAGAGGGCTGGCCTACATCCTGACCATCGATTCCGTTCCTATCGATCACGCCTTTTATGGCTCCCTCGATAGCGCCTACTGGCTGATGCCCGGAAAAGGCCGGCTTACCCTGATCGGCGCAGCAATGCTGGTTGCGGTTGCGCTCGGCATGATCGTGGCCCATCGCACCCGCTTCGGCGCATCCGTGCTCGCACTTGGCGGGGGCGATGCAACGGCACGATTGATGGGCGTTCGCGTCGGACGCACGACAGTCGCGATCTACGCTTTTTCAGGCTTCATGGCCGGGCTTTCGGGGATCGTCTTCTCGATCTACACCAAGTCCGGCTACCCGCTTGCCACTGTGGGAACGGAACTGACCGCGATTGCGGCCGTCGTCATCGGCGGGACCCTCCTGACGGGTGGAGCGGGCTTCGTTTTCGGTACGCTGATCGGTGTGCTGACCATGGGGCTGATCCAGACCTACATCGTCTTTGACGGCACATTGTCGAGCTGGTGGACCAAGATCATCATCGGCCTGTTGTTGCTGGCGTTCATTCTGCTCCAGAAGAGCCTTCTGCGCCTTTCCACCATCGGCGGATCATCGGTAGCGAGGCAGTGA